The following are encoded together in the Gouania willdenowi chromosome 14, fGouWil2.1, whole genome shotgun sequence genome:
- the birc2 gene encoding baculoviral IAP repeat-containing protein 2, giving the protein METLVQLKNNPFLMGLCRNGPPPDLQYDNTSELYRISTFARFPASVVTERSLARAGWFYTGVGDRVQCFRCNVTAEGWQAGDCPTEKHRQLSPSCSFVQSLPSTANLLSSSHSAFSPLRIAPAIPVSGPGPAASNPPVNQGGEDPVGYLNMGFSAPPPSSPLSSRGVEDMSHLRPTCHNPNMRREQDRLESFHTWTLSIITPTELAKAGFYYLGQGDRVACFSCGGQLNNWEPGDRAVSEHQRHYPNCRFVRGDRAENVAISNTGASASSALTSQQPSGTTALSNVSNPSMQQSEERLLTFVNWPSRIPVRPDQLAKAGFYYVGRNDDVKCFCCDGGLRCWESGDDPWVEHAKWFPRCEYLLQEKGQDFVHQIQARFPRLFEQLLTNGENASREFVDPPVVHLGPGEERSEDAVMMNTPVIKSALEMGFERNLVKQTVQSKILTSGENYRTVQELVSDLLSAEDQKREEEREMLAEAMASDGFTFVKRHQAALVQRLKSVEPVLEHLRDQNVLCTFLQIFKEIH; this is encoded by the exons ATGGAAACTCTTGTTCAACTGAAAAACAACCCGTTTTTGATGGGGCTGTGTCGCAACGGGCCCCCACCTGACCTGCAATACGACAACACTTCAG AGCTCTACCGCATCTCCACGTTTGCTCGGTTTCCGGCGTCGGTGGTCACAGAGAGAAGTCTGGCGAGGGCAGGGTGGTTCTACACCGGCGTGGGCGACCGTGTGCAGTGTTTCAGGTGTAACGTGACAGCAGAGGGCTGGCAGGCGGGGGACTGTCCCACAGAGAAGCACAGGCAGCTTTCTCCATCCTGCTCCTTCGTCCAAAGCCTCCCGTCCACAGCCAACCTGCTGTCCTCCTCCCACTCTGCCTTCTCCCCGCTACGCATCGCCCCAGCCATTCCA GTTTCTGGGCCAGGTCCGGCTGCTTCTAATCCCCCAGTGAACCAGGGGGGCGAGGACCCAGTGGGCTACCTAAATATGGGCTTTTCTGCTCCGCCCCCCTCCAGCCCGCTGAGCTCCAGAGGAGTTGAAGACATGTCTCACTTACGACCAACCTGCCACAACCCCAATATGAGGCGAGAGCAGGACAGACTGGAATCCTTCCACACCTGGACTCTCTCCATCATCACTCCCACTGAGCTCGCCAAAGCCGGTTTCTACTACTTGGGCCAAGGCGACCGTGTGGCGTGTTTCAGCTGCGGAGGACAG CTGAATAACTGGGAGCCCGGCGACAGAGCCGTGTCCGAGCACCAAAGGCATTATCCAAACTGTCGCTTTGTCCGAGGTGACAGAGCTGAAAATGTTGCGATTTCCAACACGGGAGCATCGGCGTCTTCAGCCTTGACGTCACAGCAACCGTCAGGAACTACAGCCCTCAGCAACGTGTCCAACCCATCCATGCAGCAGAGCGAAGAAAGGCTGCTGACCTTCGTCAATTGGCCGTCTCGTATTCCCGTCCGACCAGACCAGCTGGCAAAAGCTGGATTCTACTACGTCG GTCGCAATGATGACgtcaagtgtttttgctgcgaTGGAGGTTTGCGATGCTGGGAGTCTGGAGACGATCCATGGGTGGAACATGCCAAGTGGTTCCCTCG ATGTGAATATCTGCTTCAGGAAAAAGGACAAGATTTCGTTCACCAGATCCAGGCTCGTTTTCCTCGGCTTTTTGAACAG CTTTTAACAAATGGAGAAAATGCATCCAGAGAGTTTGTGGACCCACCAG TGGTTCACCTCGGTCCAGGAGAGGAGCGGTCCGAGGATGCTGTGATGATGAACACCCCCGTCATCAAGTCCGCTTTAGAGATGGGCTTCGAGCGCAATCTGGTTAAACAAACGGTCCAAAGTAAGATCCTGACCAGCGGAGAGAACTACAGGACCGTACAGGAGCTGGTCTCAGACCTCCTGAGTGCTGAGGACCagaagagggaggaggagcgGGAGATGTTGGCGGAGGCGATGGCGTCAG ATGGCTTCACGTTTGTGAAGAGACACCAGGCAGCTCTGGTCCAACGTCTGAAGAGTGTCGAGCCAGTGTTGGAACACCTGAGAGATCAGAATGTCTTATGTACGTTTCTCCAGATATTCaaagaaatacattaa